From Heterodontus francisci isolate sHetFra1 chromosome 9, sHetFra1.hap1, whole genome shotgun sequence, the proteins below share one genomic window:
- the mbip gene encoding MAP3K12-binding inhibitory protein 1 gives MATAEPVPTPADGEIAQGLRALLSSLERFYQQLNVGDDVLNITLDLCKLQSLPAHLDPAHLNSLLQQHILDLQCVSEKLKLLMRNDITGNRSTGEMMLPSKPDDYSDSTMTDDPKQISNNTITLKTKMFLNDAQNKPEGQDKPNIQIETELVQIKASRDEIERRISAFMERKQAEINENNIREFCNVINCNQENSCARTDAVYTRHPGFKSHIKVSRVVNTYAPQTRTEGVGASLQKPDTVTQSCGNPAIEERLQNMETHMKLPTDGPVPIDIYRRIKRLEDRILHLEGLSPEYFQHVNFPSKRRKVHETMQGYSLKEIDEKISALKLVLLQKAIDHAPPIEADEMSIKYESLLE, from the exons ATGGCGACGGCGGAGCCGGTACCGACACCGGCTGACGGGGAGATCGCCCAGGGCCTGCGCGCCCTGCTCAGCTCGCTCGAACGGTTTTATCAGCAG CTTAATGTTGGAGATGATGTTCTAAACATTACTCTTGATCTATGCAAGCTTCAAAGTCTGCCAGCACACCTTGACCCAGCACACCTTAATAGCTTGCTCCAACAGCATATTCTTGATTTGCAG TGTGTTTCAGAAAAGTTGAAATTATTGATGAGAAATGACATAACTGGGAACCGAAGCACAGGAGAGATGATGCTGCCATCAAAACCTGACGATTACTCAGATTCAACAATGACTGATGACCCTAAGCAAATTTCAAATAACACAATTACTCTAAAAACAAAAATGTTCCTAAATGATGCACAAAACAAGCCTGAAGGACAAGACAAACCAAATATCCAAATTGAAACAGAACTGGTTCAGATCAAGGCAAGCAGAGATGAA ATTGAAAGAAGAATTTCAGCATTCATGGAGAGAAAACAGgcagagatcaatgaaaacaacatCCGTGAATTCTGCAATGTTATTAATTGTAATCAAG AAAACAGCTGTGCTAGAACAGATGCAGTTTACACAAGACACCCTGGTTTCAAAAGTCATATAAAAG TTTCAAGAGTTGTGAATACATATGCACCTCAGACAAGGACTGAGGGTGTGGGAGCATCTCTGCAAAAACCTGATACTGTGACACAAAGCTGTGGTAATCCTGCTATTGAAGAAAGGCTTCAAAATATGGAAACACACATGAAGCTTCCGACAG ATGGTCCAGTTCCGATTGACATTTATCGAAGGATCAAGAGGCTTGAGGATAGAATTCTTCATTTGGAAGGTCTTTCACCAGAATATTTTCAACATGTG aattttccaaGCAAAAGGCGTAAAGTTCATGAAACAATGCAG GGCTACAGCCTGAAAGAAATTGATGAGAAGATTAGTGCACTGAAGTTAGTGTTGCTGCAGAAAGCAATTGACCATGCTCCGCCCATAGAAGCTGACGAGATGTCTAT AAAATATGAAAGCCTGCTGGAGTGA